One genomic region from Sulfurimonas sp. encodes:
- a CDS encoding exonuclease SbcCD subunit D C-terminal domain-containing protein, with protein sequence MKILHTSDWHLGQSFMGKSRQEEHQVFLDWLLVTIASEEIDTLIVAGDIFDTGTPPNYALELYYNFLTELSLSSCENIIITAGNHDSIATLKAPKQLLQALNIHVITSGDENENEVIEIFNKEKLEGIVCAVPYLRDYVVRQSVSAETMNDKESSFTQGIKEHYDNVYKEALKLSIEKDIPIIATGHLTTVGSKTSESEREIYIGGTLDIDSDFLGKHFDYVALGHLHINQKVGCEHVRYCGSPIPLSFSESTSQKKVNIVKFENKIMTVTELDIPLCRPLLVLRGNVTSILKEFESVEDKSTWIELHLNDENPFHANQVIRDKAEELELILLAVKIDKTEKILHAEDFDVISLDELNPLDVFERRMEKDALEDEDFVKELVVNFKQIVSEVQNS encoded by the coding sequence ATGAAAATTCTTCATACATCAGATTGGCATTTAGGTCAAAGCTTTATGGGTAAAAGTCGCCAAGAGGAACATCAGGTATTTTTAGATTGGTTACTTGTAACTATTGCATCTGAGGAGATTGATACTCTTATTGTTGCAGGTGATATTTTTGATACAGGTACACCACCTAACTATGCACTAGAACTCTACTATAATTTTCTTACAGAACTTTCTTTATCTTCATGTGAAAATATTATTATTACAGCTGGTAATCATGATTCTATTGCTACTTTAAAAGCTCCTAAACAACTGCTTCAAGCACTAAATATTCATGTCATTACAAGTGGTGATGAAAATGAGAATGAAGTAATTGAAATTTTCAATAAAGAGAAACTTGAGGGGATTGTTTGTGCAGTTCCATACTTACGAGATTATGTAGTTCGTCAATCAGTAAGTGCTGAAACTATGAATGATAAAGAGTCCTCATTTACCCAAGGGATAAAAGAGCATTATGATAATGTTTATAAGGAGGCTTTAAAGCTTTCAATCGAAAAAGATATCCCAATCATAGCTACTGGACACTTAACAACTGTGGGTAGTAAAACAAGTGAATCTGAGAGAGAAATATATATAGGTGGTACACTAGATATAGATAGTGATTTTTTAGGTAAACATTTTGATTATGTGGCATTGGGACATCTCCACATTAACCAAAAAGTCGGATGTGAGCATGTGCGATACTGTGGTTCTCCTATACCTTTGAGTTTTAGTGAATCAACATCACAAAAGAAAGTAAATATTGTAAAGTTTGAAAATAAAATCATGACAGTTACTGAGTTAGATATACCACTTTGTAGACCTTTATTAGTTCTTCGTGGAAATGTTACATCCATTTTAAAAGAATTTGAGAGTGTTGAAGATAAAAGCACTTGGATAGAATTACATCTTAATGATGAAAATCCTTTCCATGCGAATCAAGTCATTAGAGATAAGGCAGAAGAGTTAGAGCTTATACTTTTAGCGGTAAAGATAGATAAAACAGAAAAAATACTCCATGCAGAAGACTTTGATGTCATAAGTCTTGATGAGTTAAATCCCTTAGATGTATTTGAACGCCGTATGGAAAAAGAT
- a CDS encoding helix-turn-helix transcriptional regulator, with protein sequence MKDTSITDTDMQNIYKKIGFNVKRIRKLKKVSQLKLALAIGHKAVGTISMAELCINKKHFNIEHLVKIADALEVDLMDFFQEIDIKPK encoded by the coding sequence ATGAAAGATACAAGCATTACAGATACTGATATGCAAAATATATATAAAAAGATTGGCTTCAATGTTAAAAGAATTAGAAAATTAAAAAAAGTATCTCAATTAAAATTAGCTCTTGCTATTGGTCATAAAGCTGTTGGCACTATATCCATGGCAGAATTATGTATCAATAAAAAACATTTTAATATAGAACACTTAGTAAAAATTGCAGATGCCTTAGAAGTCGATTTGATGGATTTTTTTCAAGAAATTGACATAAAACCCAAATAG
- a CDS encoding winged helix-turn-helix domain-containing protein — translation MLEVILGTKARELTLQYLFTFKEGYAREIAKYFDMSLPSIQNQLKNFEEGGLALSKMQGRTKIYFINPRYAFLDELTSLLNKAKQYYKPELKNKFEMQRKRPRRVEKQL, via the coding sequence ATGTTAGAAGTAATACTTGGAACAAAAGCTCGTGAATTAACCCTGCAATATCTTTTTACATTTAAAGAGGGGTATGCAAGAGAGATAGCAAAATATTTTGATATGTCACTTCCTTCCATTCAAAACCAACTCAAAAATTTTGAAGAGGGTGGACTGGCTCTTAGTAAAATGCAAGGAAGAACAAAGATATACTTTATAAATCCAAGATATGCTTTTTTAGATGAACTCACATCTTTACTAAATAAAGCCAAACAATACTACAAGCCTGAGTTAAAAAATAAATTTGAGATGCAAAGAAAAAGACCAAGAAGAGTGGAGAAACAACTATAA
- a CDS encoding type II toxin-antitoxin system HipA family toxin yields MEVIVNIFNHKVGVLYEKNGVISFEYEQGFLDSGLNLSPLKLPFSRETYSNTDDKYFGTLAGVFFDSLPDKFGTKVMERYYESKNMAVKDLTLLQKLIYIGNTGMGALEYEPSEKFSNDSMSVEPIEIRELYESTKKIVKGETTQSIKEMLALMDSAIQAGGARPKSTIGWNRDKNIITNSKNTDADYEQWLVKFDSVDENAIPTDFTKLEYVYMDMAKDCDINIPLTDMIKDNGLSHFAIKRFDRNGLNRIHMHSLASIVHVNFNEPLHYSYDEAMRVVRYITKDANDIEEFYKRAVFNVVAVNQDDHAKNTSFLMNYKGEWSLSPAYDITYANGKHYTKNHQMSIVGKVNNFEQEDLVQLGVNNGIKKERTIEIIENTITVVSSFSQRAKKIGIREDLVILVKHDIDNRMRSL; encoded by the coding sequence ATGGAAGTAATAGTAAATATATTTAACCATAAAGTTGGTGTTCTTTATGAAAAAAATGGAGTAATAAGCTTTGAATATGAACAAGGATTTTTAGATAGTGGCTTGAACTTATCTCCTTTGAAATTACCTTTTAGTAGAGAAACATATTCAAATACAGATGATAAATACTTTGGAACATTAGCAGGAGTATTTTTTGATAGCTTACCAGATAAATTTGGTACTAAAGTTATGGAAAGATATTATGAAAGTAAAAATATGGCGGTTAAAGATTTAACATTGCTACAAAAACTAATCTACATTGGAAACACAGGAATGGGAGCATTAGAATATGAGCCTAGTGAAAAGTTTTCAAATGATAGTATGAGTGTTGAGCCTATTGAGATAAGGGAACTTTACGAGTCCACCAAAAAAATTGTTAAAGGAGAAACTACTCAGAGTATAAAGGAGATGTTAGCATTGATGGATAGTGCTATTCAAGCAGGTGGAGCTAGACCTAAATCAACTATTGGATGGAATAGAGATAAAAATATTATTACTAACTCTAAGAACACTGATGCAGATTATGAACAATGGTTAGTTAAATTTGACAGTGTAGATGAAAATGCTATTCCTACAGATTTTACAAAATTAGAATATGTATATATGGATATGGCGAAAGATTGCGATATAAACATACCTTTAACTGATATGATTAAAGATAATGGTTTAAGCCACTTTGCAATAAAAAGGTTTGATAGAAATGGTCTAAATAGAATACACATGCACTCCTTAGCTTCCATTGTTCATGTTAATTTCAATGAACCGCTTCATTATAGTTATGATGAAGCAATGAGAGTGGTTAGGTATATTACCAAAGATGCAAATGATATAGAAGAATTTTATAAAAGGGCAGTATTTAATGTAGTTGCTGTAAACCAAGATGACCATGCTAAAAATACATCTTTTCTTATGAATTACAAAGGCGAGTGGTCTTTATCTCCTGCTTACGATATAACTTATGCAAATGGTAAACATTATACGAAAAATCATCAAATGAGCATAGTTGGTAAGGTAAATAATTTTGAACAAGAAGACCTTGTTCAACTTGGAGTAAATAATGGTATTAAAAAAGAAAGAACAATAGAAATAATAGAAAATACAATAACGGTAGTTTCTTCTTTTTCGCAGAGAGCAAAAAAGATAGGGATTAGAGAAGATTTGGTTATCCTAGTAAAACATGATATAGATAACAGAATGAGGTCACTTTAA
- a CDS encoding IS3 family transposase, translating to MNAKRKSYSANFKAKVVLEVLEGEKTVNEIASGYEVLPLSLRNWKKQFLENMSLAFDKSTVVKEYKDEIDTLKYEKDAIAKKLGETIVEKDFLVEKLKSLASSKERKTLLDAKHKLSQNKQCQLLQVSKSSLYYTPTKPFSRGKDLKILDAINNIYSDFPSYGSRRIHAQLLRDGYSIGKKFVKKAMKYMGIEALYPKPKTTTANKEHYKYPYLLKDFRDYAGRVVIEKTNQVWSTDITYIKLEKGFVYLAAIIDWHSKKILSWKLSNTMDISLVKSVLNEALAFYPKPEIFNTDQGSQYTSKVHVDILKKHNIKISMDGKGRATDNICIERFWRSIKYEEIYLNEYKNIKSLNRAIKIYMNSYNKKRLHSAIGYKTPNEVYYKAVNNLDPKGAKLLPLVS from the coding sequence ATGAATGCAAAAAGAAAAAGTTATAGTGCAAATTTTAAAGCAAAAGTAGTACTGGAAGTTTTAGAGGGTGAAAAAACTGTTAATGAAATAGCTAGTGGATATGAAGTCCTACCTCTAAGTTTAAGAAATTGGAAAAAACAGTTTCTTGAGAATATGTCATTAGCATTTGATAAAAGTACTGTTGTAAAAGAATACAAAGATGAAATTGATACTCTTAAATATGAAAAAGATGCAATTGCAAAAAAACTTGGAGAGACAATTGTTGAGAAGGATTTTCTTGTGGAAAAGCTAAAAAGCTTGGCCTCATCTAAAGAGAGAAAAACTCTACTTGATGCTAAGCATAAATTATCACAGAATAAGCAGTGTCAATTGCTACAGGTAAGTAAGTCGAGTTTGTACTATACTCCAACTAAACCGTTTAGTAGAGGTAAAGACTTGAAAATATTAGATGCTATAAATAATATATATTCAGACTTTCCATCATATGGAAGTAGAAGAATTCATGCTCAACTTTTAAGAGATGGGTATAGCATAGGGAAAAAGTTCGTTAAGAAAGCTATGAAGTATATGGGTATAGAAGCCTTGTATCCTAAGCCTAAGACCACTACAGCAAACAAAGAACATTATAAGTATCCATATCTCCTAAAAGATTTTAGAGATTATGCTGGACGTGTTGTAATTGAAAAAACTAATCAAGTCTGGAGTACAGATATTACTTATATCAAACTGGAAAAAGGCTTTGTATATTTAGCCGCAATAATAGATTGGCATAGTAAAAAAATACTCTCATGGAAACTTTCTAACACAATGGATATTTCCTTAGTTAAAAGTGTGTTAAATGAAGCACTCGCATTTTATCCTAAACCAGAGATATTTAACACAGACCAGGGAAGTCAATATACTTCAAAAGTTCATGTTGATATTCTCAAAAAACACAACATTAAAATTTCAATGGATGGAAAAGGTAGAGCTACTGATAATATTTGCATCGAAAGATTCTGGCGAAGTATTAAGTATGAAGAAATTTATCTGAATGAATATAAGAATATAAAATCTCTCAATCGAGCAATAAAAATATATATGAACTCTTACAACAAAAAAAGATTACATTCGGCGATTGGATATAAAACTCCAAATGAAGTTTATTATAAAGCTGTCAATAATTTAGATCCTAAAGGAGCAAAACTGTTACCACTGGTATCGTAA
- a CDS encoding caspase family protein encodes MNNYLLSIGCNEYDSSSINNLEGAENDASNIFNCLVKSKYSIYNNDISKCLQSPRLEDIRNSLENILYDATCPDIFTLFFAGHGGIIDSTYYLLLKDSNPDRLSLSAISLSEIFRIISSSNIKHINLVIDACNTGGLVNDLMSIIKPDIIGKKGSIGVSILAAAASDEYAIEKNGEGVFTSNLINFINGNKKISSEIEYLDLVTLGKSISNLFNEEGIAQTPSAWGLNLYGPSVFAKNLFFNADDSIGIHNFSYVPSISRLGTTLESFKNELWKYYEDIDNISDYAELLHLMQSIFDEINDEDKIFFIRGVGYRFIEKIDNDINMKKLELINVFKSLLLPFLTNPNIKEEVERLTDYFKYFGVKSILGINEKFEIDKNFLICKNEMLSNYYFLPIRISKLLSISAQLLLLDKLLTANILELIDNIKKYYFNHFIVLNDLQAANLYIFFKVFSKLHLQEYVKDILENYIKNFLDINGNIAKFGIDAEDTFKYLFQRHSEEEIETNLLAVPSQTGSVFILISQDYKLDKYLNLHIHLLDRKNFLLFIPKNLYDFSAPIIRDGHNLILQCGLHFWTVADFLSIYQDAIKDKLNNTDELLNVCCIASSYIQPNRIPILTI; translated from the coding sequence TTGAATAATTATTTACTATCCATTGGATGCAATGAATATGATTCTTCTTCAATTAACAATCTAGAGGGAGCAGAAAATGATGCCTCAAATATATTTAATTGCTTGGTTAAATCTAAATATTCAATATACAATAATGATATTTCAAAATGTCTTCAATCACCTAGACTTGAAGACATACGTAATTCATTAGAAAATATATTATATGATGCTACTTGTCCTGATATATTTACATTATTCTTTGCTGGGCATGGTGGAATAATAGATTCAACCTACTACCTTTTATTAAAAGATTCTAACCCTGATAGATTAAGTTTATCTGCTATTTCTTTAAGTGAAATTTTCAGAATCATATCCTCTTCAAATATTAAGCATATTAATTTAGTAATAGATGCTTGTAATACCGGTGGATTAGTTAATGATTTAATGAGCATCATCAAGCCTGATATTATTGGTAAAAAAGGTAGTATAGGAGTCTCAATCCTTGCTGCAGCAGCTTCCGATGAATATGCCATCGAAAAGAATGGAGAAGGTGTTTTTACTAGTAATTTAATCAATTTTATTAATGGAAATAAAAAAATAAGTTCAGAAATTGAATATCTAGATTTAGTGACATTAGGGAAAAGCATTTCTAATCTTTTTAATGAAGAAGGTATAGCACAAACACCCTCAGCTTGGGGTTTGAATTTGTATGGTCCAAGTGTATTTGCAAAGAACTTATTTTTTAATGCTGATGATTCAATAGGTATACATAATTTTTCCTATGTTCCCTCTATATCAAGATTAGGTACAACTTTAGAATCATTTAAAAATGAACTATGGAAATACTATGAAGATATTGATAATATTTCAGATTATGCTGAATTATTACATTTAATGCAAAGTATTTTTGATGAAATTAATGATGAAGATAAAATTTTTTTTATAAGAGGTGTGGGATACAGATTTATCGAAAAAATCGACAATGATATTAATATGAAAAAATTGGAATTGATAAATGTATTTAAATCTTTGCTATTACCATTTTTAACCAATCCAAATATTAAAGAAGAAGTTGAAAGACTAACAGATTATTTTAAATATTTTGGTGTAAAAAGTATTCTAGGTATAAATGAAAAATTTGAAATAGATAAAAATTTCTTAATTTGTAAAAATGAAATGCTTTCAAACTATTATTTCTTACCTATTCGTATATCAAAATTACTATCTATCAGTGCTCAACTACTGTTACTTGATAAATTATTAACAGCAAACATTCTAGAACTAATTGATAATATTAAGAAGTATTATTTTAATCATTTCATAGTTTTAAACGATCTTCAAGCAGCAAATTTATATATCTTTTTTAAGGTATTCAGTAAATTACATTTACAAGAATATGTAAAAGATATTCTAGAAAATTACATTAAGAACTTTCTTGATATTAACGGAAATATTGCTAAGTTTGGGATAGATGCAGAAGATACATTTAAATATCTTTTTCAAAGACACTCAGAAGAAGAGATTGAAACTAATCTGCTTGCAGTTCCATCTCAAACGGGATCTGTCTTTATATTGATTTCACAAGATTATAAATTAGATAAATATCTTAATCTTCATATACACCTTTTAGACAGAAAGAACTTTTTATTATTCATTCCAAAAAACTTATATGATTTTTCAGCACCTATTATACGAGACGGTCATAACTTAATATTACAATGTGGGCTACATTTTTGGACAGTTGCAGACTTTTTATCTATTTACCAAGATGCGATTAAAGATAAGCTTAACAATACTGATGAATTACTAAATGTTTGTTGTATTGCAAGTTCATATATTCAACCAAATAGAATTCCAATTTTAACTATTTAG
- a CDS encoding site-specific integrase, producing the protein MDTLKLIQYPISKLFKKQQKKDDNYFSKEQMRVILDDICEDGTAIDKAKHAFINTYMYVAFFTGGRVGEIASLKWDDIDFDNHLITFATSIHKGVLDVTKTDEVRKVPMVKELANALLKYKESSTAEYVFVNPKTGSYYRDTRSITDTYYKPMLKRLKLPTIVLYQTRSSFASLSIEKGVPISTVSKCLGHKSTEITSRYYLKFGKLNQDDTRNQLESLSA; encoded by the coding sequence ATGGATACATTAAAACTAATCCAATATCCTATTTCAAAGCTTTTCAAAAAGCAACAGAAGAAAGATGATAACTATTTTTCTAAGGAACAAATGAGAGTGATTTTAGATGATATTTGTGAGGATGGAACTGCCATTGATAAAGCTAAACATGCTTTTATCAATACCTATATGTATGTTGCGTTTTTTACAGGCGGAAGAGTGGGTGAGATAGCAAGTTTGAAATGGGATGATATTGACTTTGACAACCACCTGATTACTTTTGCAACTAGCATTCATAAGGGAGTTTTAGATGTAACTAAAACTGATGAAGTTCGTAAAGTTCCAATGGTAAAAGAGCTTGCTAATGCTTTACTGAAGTATAAAGAGAGTTCTACAGCGGAGTATGTATTTGTTAATCCTAAAACTGGAAGTTATTACAGGGATACGAGGTCAATTACAGATACTTACTATAAGCCAATGCTTAAGCGACTTAAGTTACCTACAATTGTACTCTATCAGACTAGAAGTTCATTTGCCAGCTTATCCATTGAAAAAGGAGTTCCTATCTCTACTGTGTCAAAGTGTTTAGGACACAAATCGACCGAGATTACTAGTAGATATTATTTGAAATTTGGTAAGCTTAATCAAGATGACACTAGAAACCAGTTAGAGAGTTTGTCAGCTTAG
- a CDS encoding HipA domain-containing protein, translating into MQKLYVYYKKTLVGLLQYEPLLKNFNFVYDDNWIKEGFELSPSLKFSGFEDYAFKLFVENLLPEGEGLDEMSIYYQISKSDKFSILKHIGAETTGALTFTQSRELDIPTSFREIPLDELEERVSQKNVQSIILWDEELRLSLAGVQEKLAVAIIDGVIGLGEGDICSTHILKFNRKNENVILNEYLSLKLAKAVGINVAQVEYKKLGSENVLFVERFDRKLINDKHIERLHIIDSTQALGYPSTYKYERLYNSKDIRDGVSFEKLFNLAEEAKIPLLFKKELVTWNMINLILGNSDAHGKNISFFVDKNGLEIAPFYDIVNVSMYKGKYAQDMAMAIDDEFEFEKIGLFDMLEFLQLNKISKIQYFNDFKKLARKIYKNLDFSFIDNSLKEEEKGFIQEYKNNIIQRLDKLSDVVNRMRFDLPFEDESYDDFFDSYEDTVLKRVGKSDYSKQEAVEKYLLSIENELIPS; encoded by the coding sequence ATGCAAAAACTATATGTCTATTATAAAAAAACTCTTGTAGGATTACTTCAATATGAACCTTTATTAAAAAACTTTAACTTCGTTTATGATGATAATTGGATTAAAGAGGGATTTGAGTTAAGTCCATCTTTAAAATTCAGCGGTTTTGAGGATTATGCTTTTAAACTTTTTGTTGAAAATCTCTTACCAGAGGGAGAGGGTTTAGATGAAATGAGTATTTATTATCAAATTTCTAAATCCGATAAGTTTTCTATACTTAAACATATTGGTGCTGAAACAACAGGGGCATTAACTTTTACACAGAGCAGAGAGCTTGATATACCAACAAGTTTTAGAGAGATACCACTAGATGAACTTGAAGAGAGGGTATCTCAAAAAAATGTTCAATCTATTATACTTTGGGATGAGGAACTAAGACTGAGTCTTGCAGGTGTTCAAGAGAAATTAGCTGTTGCGATTATTGATGGTGTTATCGGTTTAGGAGAAGGAGATATTTGCTCTACTCATATTCTTAAATTTAATCGGAAAAATGAGAATGTAATTTTAAATGAGTACTTATCTCTTAAACTCGCAAAAGCTGTAGGAATAAATGTTGCCCAAGTTGAGTATAAGAAGTTAGGAAGCGAGAATGTTCTGTTTGTAGAGAGGTTTGACAGAAAACTCATCAATGATAAGCATATAGAACGGTTACATATTATTGACTCTACTCAAGCATTAGGTTACCCATCAACATATAAATATGAGCGATTATATAACTCTAAAGATATACGAGATGGTGTCTCGTTTGAAAAACTATTTAATCTTGCAGAGGAAGCAAAAATCCCTCTTTTGTTTAAAAAAGAGTTAGTGACTTGGAATATGATTAATCTCATTTTAGGAAATAGTGATGCTCATGGTAAAAACATATCTTTTTTTGTTGATAAAAATGGCTTAGAAATAGCTCCGTTTTATGATATTGTGAATGTAAGCATGTATAAAGGTAAGTATGCCCAAGATATGGCAATGGCTATAGATGATGAGTTTGAGTTTGAAAAAATAGGTCTATTTGATATGCTAGAATTTTTACAACTGAATAAAATATCAAAAATTCAATACTTTAATGACTTTAAAAAATTAGCTCGAAAAATATATAAAAATTTAGATTTTAGTTTTATTGACAACAGTTTAAAAGAGGAAGAAAAAGGGTTTATTCAAGAATATAAAAATAACATCATACAAAGATTAGACAAACTAAGTGATGTTGTAAATAGAATGAGATTTGATTTACCATTTGAGGATGAAAGCTATGATGATTTTTTTGATAGCTACGAAGATACAGTACTCAAAAGAGTTGGTAAAAGTGACTATTCTAAACAAGAAGCTGTAGAAAAATATTTACTTTCAATAGAGAATGAGTTAATTCCTTCTTAG
- a CDS encoding helix-turn-helix transcriptional regulator has product MAKGKKVVATPKVTFTHIKNEEDFAKVIKAKRTELGLTIMETSSFCQITNVTLQKLEKGFKGVRLSTALHVAKMLGIKIKFED; this is encoded by the coding sequence ATGGCAAAAGGTAAAAAAGTTGTAGCGACCCCAAAAGTTACATTTACGCATATAAAAAATGAAGAAGATTTTGCAAAAGTGATTAAAGCAAAAAGAACAGAGCTAGGTCTTACTATCATGGAAACTTCCTCGTTTTGTCAAATTACTAATGTCACTCTTCAGAAACTAGAAAAAGGTTTTAAAGGTGTTCGACTCTCTACAGCACTTCATGTTGCAAAAATGCTAGGTATAAAAATAAAGTTTGAGGATTAA
- a CDS encoding TIGR03768 family metallophosphoesterase has product MSSKNIDTLARRDFLKYSSGALSLIYLGGCSSLDSSEPSVEPSGYPIDSTVLTTLQRRVKLSQTFSSIIVPKNLQNISEYDSKGYGVWSYDENVLSAPVRLDIMPTSYTKPVANESVRLLKFFAITDIHLIDKESPSQLMYLQPANVVGDKFGVDFEDKITSVYSPSMLYTTHVLDAVIQTVNALHKQDSIDFGISLGDTCNSTQYNETRWYIDVLDGKVITPSSGVHVGEKTIDYQKPYKAAGLDPEIPWYQAIGNHDHFWMGSIPPDEGNLRESYVSDEIIAMSNSLANAGKIYNMNPPLYYMGVLDGSTPRGDMIKAGPVTDFVSAPTVVPDVNRRSLTKAQWAQEFFNTTSSPVGHGFNLVPSGKQPDFACYSFIPKSELPIKVIVLDDTQREDDGDHSIHGRGFLDEDRWTWLKEELASGSSAGQLMIIACHVPIAVSPYANEDGSGDTFMDWYENSRTPSAKIENAVTLTDLITELHSHPNLLMWTAGHRHVNTVKAFVHDNAEQGFWQVETSSLFNFPQQMRLFDISLNSDYTISISVTNVDSAVKEGTPAWTARKYAVATQQIVKTVLNPNLIGADPRYPGVADPTIKTIDSNIGSYNAELLKQLNTKMKAKMRLLFPTI; this is encoded by the coding sequence ATGTCAAGTAAAAATATTGATACTCTAGCACGACGAGATTTTTTAAAATATTCATCTGGTGCGCTTTCTCTTATATATTTAGGAGGATGTAGTAGTTTAGATTCGTCAGAACCTTCTGTAGAGCCATCTGGATATCCAATTGATTCTACTGTTTTAACGACACTACAAAGAAGAGTTAAATTAAGTCAAACTTTTTCCTCAATTATTGTTCCAAAAAATCTTCAAAATATTTCAGAATATGATTCAAAAGGATATGGGGTTTGGTCATATGATGAAAATGTGCTTAGTGCTCCAGTTCGTTTAGATATTATGCCTACCTCTTACACAAAGCCAGTAGCTAATGAATCTGTTAGATTATTAAAGTTCTTCGCTATTACTGATATACATCTTATTGATAAAGAATCTCCTTCTCAGTTGATGTATTTACAACCCGCAAATGTTGTTGGAGATAAATTTGGCGTAGATTTTGAGGATAAAATTACTTCAGTCTATTCACCATCAATGCTCTATACAACTCATGTGCTTGATGCTGTAATTCAGACGGTAAATGCTCTACATAAACAAGATTCAATTGATTTTGGAATTTCACTTGGAGACACATGTAATAGCACTCAGTATAATGAAACTAGATGGTATATAGATGTACTAGATGGCAAGGTTATTACTCCAAGTTCTGGAGTTCATGTTGGCGAGAAGACTATCGACTATCAGAAGCCTTATAAAGCAGCTGGACTTGATCCTGAGATTCCATGGTATCAAGCAATTGGTAATCATGACCATTTTTGGATGGGTTCAATTCCTCCAGATGAAGGAAATTTAAGAGAAAGTTATGTTAGCGATGAAATTATTGCAATGTCAAACTCTCTTGCTAATGCTGGTAAGATATACAACATGAATCCACCTCTTTACTATATGGGTGTTTTAGATGGCTCAACTCCTAGGGGTGATATGATAAAAGCTGGTCCAGTTACAGATTTTGTCTCAGCACCTACTGTAGTTCCTGATGTTAATCGTCGCTCATTGACAAAAGCACAATGGGCTCAGGAATTTTTCAACACAACAAGTAGTCCAGTTGGTCATGGTTTTAACTTAGTTCCATCTGGGAAACAACCTGACTTTGCTTGTTATAGTTTTATACCTAAATCAGAACTTCCAATAAAGGTTATTGTTCTTGATGATACTCAAAGAGAAGACGATGGTGATCATAGTATTCATGGGCGTGGTTTTCTTGATGAGGATAGATGGACTTGGTTAAAGGAAGAACTTGCATCTGGCAGTAGTGCTGGACAACTAATGATTATTGCTTGTCATGTTCCAATAGCTGTAAGTCCCTATGCAAATGAAGATGGCTCAGGTGATACTTTTATGGACTGGTATGAGAATAGTCGTACTCCATCAGCAAAAATAGAAAATGCCGTAACGCTAACAGATTTAATAACTGAGCTGCATAGTCATCCAAATCTTTTGATGTGGACAGCAGGTCATAGACATGTAAATACTGTTAAAGCATTTGTTCATGATAATGCAGAGCAAGGTTTTTGGCAGGTTGAAACATCATCTTTATTTAACTTCCCTCAGCAGATGCGTTTATTTGATATTAGCCTTAATAGTGACTACACAATTTCAATATCTGTAACTAATGTCGATTCAGCTGTTAAAGAGGGAACTCCAGCTTGGACAGCACGAAAATATGCAGTTGCCACACAGCAGATAGTAAAAACAGTGCTTAATCCAAATTTAATAGGAGCAGATCCTAGGTATCCCGGTGTTGCAGATCCTACTATTAAAACAATAGATTCAAATATTGGTTCATATAATGCCGAACTTTTAAAACAGTTAAATACAAAGATGAAAGCGAAAATGCGATTATTGTTTCCTACGATTTAG